Proteins co-encoded in one Fusarium musae strain F31 chromosome 3, whole genome shotgun sequence genomic window:
- a CDS encoding hypothetical protein (EggNog:ENOG41) encodes MTAFPPPPVNTIDWSNVGFKVREVNGHIESTYSRSTGKWTPLHFVADPFMRIHGMAPALNYGQQAYEGLKAFRTPNDEAITIFRPNRNAKRLQHSAEVVSMPHVPEELFLDAVRAAVALNAEYVPPHDTGAALYIRPQLYGSSAQLGLSPPDEYIFAVFVIPTGVYHGAHPVKALILEDFDRAAPNGTGNAKVGGNYAPVLRWSDKARDEGYGITLHLDSVRHEEIDEFSTSGFIGVKDNRGQVTLAVPDSKCVIESVTSDSIQELARSYGWALEKRAIKYEELKEFTEVFAAGTAAALVPIRSITRRVGGGEDVVKYIEDGREEPGPLFEKLLTHLKDIQLGRAEDSFGWRYPVGEKDKEIAGAPGGRNGDATTVDQMD; translated from the exons ATGACtgcttttcctcctcctcctgttAATACCATTGACTGGTCCAACGTGGGCTTCAAGGTCCGCGAAG TCAATGGTCATATTGAATCTACCTACTCTCGAAGCACAGGAAAATGGACCCCTCTTCACTTCGTCGCCGATCCCTTCATGCGCATCCACGGCATGGCGCCAGCGCTCAACTACGGCCAGCAAGCCTACGAAGGTCTCAAGGCCTTCCGAACTCCCAATGACGAAGCAATCACCATCTTCCGACCCAACCGTAACGCTAAGCGTCTTCAGCACTCTGCGGAAGTCGTGTCAATGCCCCACGTCCCCGAAGAGCTGTTCCTCGATGCCGTCCGCGCTGCTGTCGCTCTAAACGCTGAATACGTTCCTCCTCACGACACTGGCGCTGCGCTGTATATCCGACCGCAGCTGTATGGTTCAAGCGCTCAGCTGGGTCTCTCACCGCCGGATGAGTATATCTTTGCGGTGTTTGTCATTCCTACAGGTGTCTACCACGGCGCGCATCCAGTTAAGGCGCTTATTCTCGAGGACTTTGATCGCGCGGCGCCGAATGGCACGGGCAATGCAAAGGTCGGTGGCAACTACGCTCCTGTCCTGCGCTGGAGTGACAAGGCGCGTGACGAGGGCTACGGTATCACGCTGCACCTGGACAGTGTGCGCCACGAGGAGATTGACGAGTTCAGCACGAGCGGCTTCATCGGCGTCAAGGACAACCGGGGACAGGTGACCCTCGCGGTGCCGGACAGCAAGTGCGTTATCGAGAGTGTCACGAGCGACAGCATCCAGGAGCTGGCGCGCAGCTACGGCTGGGCCTTGGAGAAGCGGGCGATCAAGtatgaggagctcaaggagttTACAGAGGTTTTTGCAGCGGGGACTGCAGCGGCGCTGGTGCCGATTAGGAGTATCACGCGACGTGTTGGGGGAGGGGAGGATGTTGTGAAGTATATCGAGGATGGGCGGGAAGAGCCTGGGCCGCTGTTTGAGAAGCTGCTTACGCACCTGAAGGATATTCAGCTTGGAAGAGCGGAGGATTCATTTGGATGGAGATATCCTGTTGGAGAGAAGGATAAGGAGATTGCGGGTGCCCCTGGGGGACGAAACGGCGATGCCACGACTGTTGATCAGATGGattag
- a CDS encoding hypothetical protein (EggNog:ENOG41) — MAKNGFGSGLEGISQTTITVVLVFLAISLYNVIELNFIIFGTFKRHSGLYFWSFLVSTWGIAVYCCGFFIKYYASSALGYLASTFISVGWVAMVSGQSLVLWSRLHLVLRNRFRLKAVLYMIIINGVLMHGTVIPMIYGSFSPNTAMWKEPYSIMEKIQVTVFFIQEIIISCFYIYETVKMMRLERTMGNKRGSRRLMNHLVYVNILIILLDITILGLEYANQYQYQTSYKAFVYSTKLKLEFTILNRLVEMTTGNKDGSSGPRSHTAGTTTGNMPNIALDTFISNNVDKPPGGISYRAYVMGGDERQAPRQTPRDDEVVMTTEVIVQREERGEDDGMSMGGKSSAESTIGTSKGHHYESEGLSKSSSEIHLATRGF; from the coding sequence ATGGCCAAAAATGGCTTTGGATCAGGCCTTGAAGGCATATCCCAGACCACAATAACCGTCgttctcgtcttcctcgccatATCGCTCTACAATGTCATTgagctcaacttcatcatctttggaACCTTCAAGCGTCACTCCGGTCTCTACTTCTGGTCATTCCTCGTCTCAACATGGGGCATTGCAGTCTACTGCTGTggtttcttcatcaagtACTACGCCTCTTCAGCGCTGGGATATCTGGCCTCGACGTTCATCTCAGTAGGATGGGTAGCCATGGTCTCGGGCCAGTCCCTCGTCCTATGGTCAAGACTGCATCTCGTTCTGAGGAATAGATTCAGGCTAAAGGCTGTGCTATATATGATCATCATTAATGGCGTTCTTATGCATGGAACTGTTATTCCCATGATCTATGGCTCTTTTTCGCCTAATACAGCTATGTGGAAGGAACCTTACTCCATCATGGAGAAGATCCAAGTCACCGTCTTCTTCATACAAGAGATCATCATCTCATGCTTCTACATCTACGAAACAGTCAAGATGATGCGTCTGGAACGCACAATGGGCAACAAACGTGGAAGTCGTCGTCTAATGAACCACCTCGTCTacgtcaacatcctcatcattcttctcgacatcaccatcctcgGTCTTGAGTACGCCAATCAGTACCAGTACCAAACATCCTACAAAGCTTTTGTGTATAGCACAAAACTCAAGCTAGAGTTCACTATTCTTAACCgtcttgttgagatgacTACGGGTAATAAGGATGGCAGCTCTGGACCACGTAGTCACACCGCTGGCACGACGACAGGAAACATGCCGAATATCGCGCTTGATACATTCATCAGCAACAATGTTGACAAGCCACCTGGCGGTATATCTTATAGAGCTTATGTCATGGGTGGTGATGAGCGACAGGCTCCTCGTCAGACACCTcgcgatgatgaggttgtcaTGACTACAGAGGTCATTGTTCAACgggaagagagaggagaagatgatggtatGAGCATGGGTGGAAAGTCATCTGCCGAATCTACGATTGGAACGTCAAAGGGGCATCATTACGAAAGTGAGGGATTATCGAAATCTTCATCAGAAATACATCTAGCGACACGAGGCTTTTAA
- a CDS encoding hypothetical protein (CAZy:GT20): MTVFVCSLFLPKTIHFTLPGTPPLGADPTRASLSGSSHPKPTKAATLPPKPKPAAPTGGRPAPLARQPSLFQKEDITPPHTPTEETDSNLFANEDGFRIQFPQGASSSIEHAKTWGSRANQPKSRASSPPPSASLSENNRTMQKARELGRQGVLQPRSLVRSDSHDRVFASAGWMVVNADQGNGGLRNAADAAARDGKIDDITWVGTLGMPTDALEGTQQKEDIEAVLANEHNMLTVFCSDKDFDGHYAHFCKHILWPVFHYQIPDNPKSKAYEDHSWKYYVNVNQAFADQIVKNWKRGDVIWIHDYHLLLVPGMVRKKLPEAKIGFFLHVAFPSSEVFRCLAVRKELLEGMLGANLVGFQIHEYGRHFLQTCSRILSAEATPDGLQLEDRFVDVIHLPIGIDPVSLREHLDAPDVAKWLQVLQERYKGKKLIVARDKLDHVRGVRQKLLSYELFLNKNPHWRENAVLIQVALSSNEKSDLEATVSDIVTRVNSSWANLAYQPVVYLKQDIDYAQYLALLTIADALMITSQREGMNLTSHEYLFCQDGKLLPEKKHGSLILSEFTGTSSLFAKNELSVNPWDYRQCADAIKQALEMGEEEKDKRWENLYKRVNSHTGSHWFTEFLGRLDIVYEEQHKRDQTSVPRLSIPALSNKYLNANRRLFIVDYEGTLVAWGPVNQIIPISPQRTLDVLNDLLLDERNTVYVMSGRRPEELDRVFRRVPNLGLIAENGCFLKVHGNEKWTEMADLDHVKDWKESVRPIMTYYLERTPGAEIEERRCSLIFHYKSAEDYESASRQASDCASHVNDACESQRVHAIALDGCIAVEPIDWTKRTAARKVFETLKTEMSSTQEHKTPVDFLMVIGDGREDEKVFKWANRLQEDGSVQNVVTVSLGNRNTEATATLTQGVSGVLSCLQRLASLNSS, translated from the exons ATGACGGTCTTTGTGTGTTCTCT CTTCCTCCCCAAGACAATTCACTTCACCCTCCCCGGTACACCTCCCCTCGGCGCCGATCCCACTCGAGCTTCATTGTCCGGATCCTCACACCCCAAGCCTACAAAAGCTGCTACTCTTCCTCCCAAGCCCAAACCCGCTGCTCCAACCGGTGGTCGACCTGCGCCTCTAGCTCGCCAACCGAGTCTGTTCCAGAAAGAGGATATAACACCTCCTCACACACCGACCGAAGAGACTGATTCCAACTTGTTCGCGAATGAAGATGGATTCAGAATACAATTTCCTCAAGGCGCTAGCTCCAGCATTGAGCATGCAAAGACCTGGGGCAGCCGAGCCAACCAGCCCAAGTCTCGCGCCagctctcctcctccctccGCTTCCCTCTCCGAGAACAATCGAACAATGCAAAAGGCCCGTGAACTTGGTCGTCAGGGAGTTCTCCAACCGAGATCTCTAGTTAGAAGCGACAGCCACGATCGAGTCTTTGCCTCAGCCGGATGGATGGTTGTCAATGCCGACCAGGGCAATGGTGGTCTTCGCAATGCTGCTGATGCCGCTGCTCGCGATGGCAAGATTGACGATATTACCTGGGTGGGCACTCTTGGTATGCCCACTGATGCCCTTGAAGGCACACAGCAGAAGGAGGACATTGAGGCTGTTCTAGCGAATGAACACAACATGTTGACTGTCTTTTGCTCCGATAAGGACTTTGATGGTCATTATGCTCATTTCTGCAAGCACATCTTGTGGCCTGTCTTCCATTACCAGATCCCCGACAACCCCAAGAGCAAGGCCTACGAAGACCACTCGTGGAAATACTACGTCAACGTTAACCAGGCCTTTGCCGACCAGATTGTTAAGAACTGGAAGCGAGGTGATGTCATCTGGATTCATGATTATCATCTGCTTCTCGTGCCTGGAATGGTTCGCAAGAAGCTCCCTGAGGCCAAAATTGGCTTCTTCTTACACGTcgctttcccttcttctgagGTCTTCCGATGCTTGGCTGTCAGAAAAGAGCTTCTAGAGGGTATGCTCGGTGCCAACCTTGTTGGATTCCAAATCCACGAGTACGGACGTCATTTCCTCCAGACTTGCAGTCGTATCTTGAGTGCCGAGGCTACACCAGATGGTCTTCAGCTTGAGGATCGATTTGTCGATGTTATTCACCTTCCCATTGGCATCGACCCTGTCAGTCTTCGTGAGCATCTTGACGCTCCAGATGTTGCAAAGTGGCTGCAGGTTCTGCAGGAGCGatacaagggcaagaagctcattgTTGCTCGTGACAAGCTTGACCACGTCCGTGGTGTTCGTCAGAAGCTTCTTTCTTAcgagctcttcctcaacaagaACCCCCACTGGCGCGAGAACGCTGTTCTCATCCAAGTCGCCCTTTCATCTAACGAAAAGAGTGATCTCGAGGCCACCGTTAGCGACATTGTGACCAGAGTCAACTCATCGTGGGCCAACCTGGCGTATCAGCCAGTGGTATACCTCAAGCAAGATATCGACTACGCTCAGTACCTTGCACTCTTGACCATTGCCGATGCGCTCATGATTACCAGCCAACGTGAGGGTATGAACTTGACATCCCACGAGTATCTCTTCTGCCAAGATGGAAAGCTTTTgccagagaagaagcacGGTTCTCTGATTCTCTCTGAATTCACCGGAACTTCATCCCTCTTCGCCAAGAATGAACTTTCTGTGAACCCTTGGGATTACCGACAGTGCGCCGATGCTATCAAGCAGGCTTTGGAAATgggtgaggaagagaaggataaGCGATGGGAAAATCTATACAAGCGTGTCAACAGTCACACCGGCTCTCATTGGTTCACCGAGTTCCTCGGTCGCCTGGATATCGTGTACGAGGAGCAGCACAAGCGCGATCAGACATCTGTTCCTCGCTTGTCGATTCCCGCTCTATCCAACAAGTACCTGAACGCGAATCGTCGACTTTTCATCGTTGACTATGAGGGCACCCTGGTAGCTTGGGGCCCTGTCAACCAGATCATTCCCATCAGCCCCCAGCGAACACTTGATGTGTTGAACGACCTGCTTCTTGACGAGCGCAACACTGTCTACGTCATGTCTGGGCGACGACCTGAGGAACTCGATAGAGTCTTCCGCCGAGTTCCCAACCTGGGCCTGATTGCAGAGAATGGATGCTTTCTCAAGGTCCATGGCAACGAAAAGTGGACTGAGATGGCTGATCTCGACCACGTCAAGGATTGGAAGGAGTCAGTGCGGCCGATCATGACATATTACCTCGAGCGAACACCTGGTGCTGAGATCGAGGAACGCCGCTGCAGTCTGATCTTCCACTACAAGAGTGCGGAGGACTACGAGTCCGCTTCACGACAGGCTTCAGATTGCGCCAGTCACGTCAATGATGCCTGCGAGTCTCAGCGCGTCCATGCTATTGCCCTGGACGGGTGTATCGCTGTTGAGCCCATAGATTGGACCAAGCGAACCGCAGCCAGGAAGGTCTTTGAGACGTTGAAGACGGAGATGAGTTCTACGCAAGAGCACAAGACGCCCGTTGACTTTTTGATGGTCATCGGTGATGGGcgagaggatgagaaggtcTTTAAATGGGCAAACAGACTCCAGGAAGACGGATCAGTACAGAATGTCGTTACAGTCAGTCTTGGTAACCGCAACACCGAAGCAACAGCGACTCTTACGCAGGGTGTCAGTG GCGTCCTCTCTTGTCTCCAGCGTCTCGCTTCTCTCAACTCCTCCTGA
- a CDS encoding hypothetical protein (EggNog:ENOG41) gives MFFNWDKFLSPKPSLDVPALETVDLNDKEMEKRIVRKQDLRIMPWVCITYLLNYLDRVNLGNAKTLNNDSPEHNIVSQLNLTGQKYNIAVALFFVPYVLMEFPSNILLKYFSPSKWISRIMVSWGIVTICTAAVTTYGGLLAVRIMLGLAEAGFFPGIMMYLCFWYKPEERATRMAIFASSVAVAGAFGGILATGISFLNGKAGLAGWQWLFVLEGIPAVIVGVLVWFFLPDYPQTVSWLSPEERAFAVKRLGPYAPSMNDKHWDSKVAKDTVSDPFFWLFAIAYFFMANSLNAFGYFAPSIVSSLGFKGYKAQLLTVPPNVFAVFIIVGNCLHSDKTKERSKHVMGGLAFVATGYLLLAVVKHWGARYFAVCIIACTNAAVLPFVAHRTATVRGSTATALATGGMIAISNTGGITAPFLFPSSTGPMYSMGNWTVFAFLIAAACITGYVWYVFGAHSGYRTGDATETGHLEVLDVGDKDPNQVMDQAMENEKAKDKVKAMDMA, from the exons ATGTTCTTCAACTGGGACAAATTCCTCTCGCCAAAGCCGTCTCTAGACGTCCCTGCTCTAGAGACGGTTGATCTCAACGACaaagagatggagaagagaatcGTACGAAAACAAGATCTTCGAATCATGCCTTGGGTCTGCATAACATATCTCCTCA ACTACCTCGATCGTGTCAACCTCGGAAACGCAAAGACTCTCAACAATGACTCGCCTGAGCACAACATCGTCTCCCAACTCAACCTCACCGGCCAGAAATACAACATCGCCGTCGCTCTATTCTTCGTCCCCTACGTCCTCATGGAATTCCCCAGCAACATTCTCCTCAAGTACTTTTCGCCTAGTAAATGGATTTCTCGAATCATGGTGTCTTGGGGTATTGTCACCATCTGCACTGCTGCTGTCACGACATATGGTGGATTGTTGGCTGTGAGAATCATGCTTGGTTTGGCTGAGGCTGGTTTCTTCCCTGG TATCATGATGTATCTCTGCTTTTGGTACAAGCCTGAGGAGAGAGCTACGCGAATGGCTATCTTTGCTTCGAGTGTTGCTGTTGCGGGTGCTTTTGGTGGAATTCTTGCGACGGGTATTTCGTTCCTTAACGGAAAGGCTGGTCTGGCTGGATGGCAATG GCTCTTTGTCCTTGAGGGTATTCCCGCTGTCATTGTCGGAGTCTTGGTGTGGTTCTTTCTCCCTGACT ACCCCCAAACCGTCTCCTGGCTCTCCCCCGAAGAACGCGCCTTCGCCGTCAAGCGTCTCGGCCCTTACGCCCCCTCCATGAACGACAAGCACTGGGACAGCAAAGTCGCCAAGGACACCGTCTCTGACCCTTTCTTCTGGCTCTTCGCCATCGCCTACTTCTTCATGGCCAACTCCCTCAACGCCTTTGGATACTTTGCCCCCTCTATCGTCTCATCGCTCGGCTTCAAGGGCTACAAGGCTCAGCTCCTGACCGTCCCTCCTAACGTCTTTGCTGTCTTCATCATTGTGGGCAACTGTCTGCATAGTGATAAGACCAAGGAGCGCTCGAAGCATGTCATGGGTGGTTTGGCGTTTGTTGCGACGGGTTATTTGCTCCTTGCTGTTGTTAAGCATTGGGGGGCGAGATATTTTGCTGTTTGTATTATTGCTTGTACCAACGCTGCTGTTCTTCCCTTCGTTGCT CACCGAACTGCCACCGTCCGAGGCTCAACTGCCACTGCGCTCGCAACAGGAGGAATGatcgccatctccaacacgGGCGGTATCACAGCACCTTTCCTCTTCCCCTCCAGCACAGGACCCATGTACTCTATGGGTAACTGGACTGTTTTCGCATTCCTCATCGCTGCTGCTTGCATCACTGGCTACGTGTGGTATGTGTTTGGTGCTCACAGTGGTTACCGAACTGGTGATGCTACCGAGACTGGACACCTTGAGGTTCTGGATGTTGGTGACAAGGATCCCAACCAGGTCATGGACCAGGCTATGGAGAAtgaaaaggccaaggataAGGTCAAGGCTATGGATATGGCTTAA
- a CDS encoding hypothetical protein (EggNog:ENOG41) — MGSNLGHSIHLMLSSNLLGDGSIRIRSVPGKGSTLLLTQDDAHYEDDAEDQSHPEEDDIELKNYIDDFADALKKQSATEIEDTFNEKLAEMVYGSNMIEAVGSSLDITNELCRDIFAGGTDADDVEISDHDPAYKAIQTELIEKCKPSAHKDVLRTRREVVQHAKAAYYIMNEVAIKGKGLSDENILETHRLLTYKIDSPDGIPSSEYGGIYRDCPVQRGFNSFPHQSTVPKAIRDLTASLKADIAAAEESGKIDPVALAAKYCHKFVNIHPFLDGNSRTCRLILNTILLKCGGCFVWFGKNPMEREEYLDIAAEGFAAEAMATQQEEMDDLPEGFKPKHHKKLATFILKHVYKYVSIFN, encoded by the coding sequence ATGGGATCTAATCTTGGGCATTCTATCCATCTTATGCTCTCATCGAACCTCCTTGGCGACGGTTCTATCCGTATTCGTTCAGTGCCAGGCAAGGGGTCGACCTTGCTACTTACCCAAGACGATGCTCATTACGAGGACGATGCAGAAGACCAGAGTCACCccgaagaagacgacatCGAGCTGAAGAACTACATCGACGACTTCGCAGAtgctctcaagaagcagtCAGCGACTGAGATTGAGGACACCTTCAATGAGAAGCTGGCCGAGATGGTCTACGGCTCAAACATGATCGAGGCGGTCGGCAGCAGCCTCGACATCACAAATGAGCTCTGCCGAGACATTTTCGCCGGGGGAACAGACGCAGACGACGTTGAGATCAGCGATCATGATCCAGCTTATAAGGCTATCCAGACGGAACTCATCGAGAAGTGCAAGCCTAGTGCACATAAAGACGTGCTCCGAACCCGGCGCGAGGTTGTCCAGCACGCAAAGGCTGCATACTACATCATGAACGAAGTCGCCATCAAGGGAAAGGGCCTATCCGACGAGAACATCCTAGAAACCCACCGTCTCTTGACGTATAAAATCGATAGTCCGGATGGCATTCCCTCAAGCGAGTATGGGGGGATTTATCGAGATTGCCCAGTCCAACGCGGCTTCAACTCTTTCCCTCATCAGTCTACAGTCCCAAAAGCCATTCGAGATCTGACAGCCTCTCTTAAAGCTGACATCGCAGCAGCAGAGGAGAGCGGAAAGATTGACCCTGTGGCTCTAGCTGCCAAATACTGCCATAAATTCGTCAACATCCACCCTTTCCTCGACGGCAACAGCCGGACATGCCGTCTTATTCTGAATACAATTCTTCTCAAGTGTGGTGGTTGCTTCGTTTGGTTCGGAAAGAATCCAATGGAGCGTGAGGAGTATTTGGATATTGCAGCAGAGGGATTCGCTGCTGAGGCTATGGCTACGCAACAGGAGGAAATGGATGATCTACCGGAGGGTTTCAAGCCCAAACACCACAAGAAGCTGGCCACATTCATTCTTAAGCATGTGTATAAATACGTTAGCATATTCAATTAA
- a CDS encoding hypothetical protein (EggNog:ENOG41) — translation MAPSATDTSFAAHVANQFQSYESDRQATSKETLYTTSNGVPIAHPYETQRAGENGPLLLQDFHLIDLLSHFDRERIPERVVHAKGSGAHGYFECTNPLDDLCLADILSEKGKRCSVSMRFSTVGGESGSHDMARDPRGFSVKMRTDEGNWDMVFNNTPVFFLRDPAKFPHFIHTQKRDPSTHLTHADDSFMFWDYLSQNPESIHQVMILMGDRGIPKGYRRMNGYAGHTFKLVNKAGEWVYCQIHLKSMQGIDFVTQEDSADYSPDFSQKDLYEAIQNGDYPKWTLEVQTMTPKEAEELWEKQKINVFDLTHVWPQKQFPLRKVGEFTLNENAINYFAEVEQIAFNPSHLPPGVEPSADPVLQSRLFSYPDTHRHRLGVNYQQLPVNATRTGYQFGNFQRDGQMAFYNQGARPNYLSSIDPIKFKSRAVDLDKTHGQFTGEAITFLTEIRPEDFNAPRALWRNVFDEPARERFINNVTGKMKLCKQEEPLKRQIAIFREVDPEIAERLEKSTGIKGYDGIANMSFNGTHNGMASDAKNKLANGIVDKNKSPAARQGAPGSGAHGSLVTNGKSNGVNGH, via the exons atgGCGCCTTCAGCGACAGACACCTCCTTCGCAGCCCACGTAGCAAACCAATTCCAATCCTACGAATCAGACCGTCAAGCTACCTCGAAAGAAACCCTCTACACCACCTCCAACGGTGTCCCCATCGCCCATCCCTACGAGACCCAACGAGCCGGTGAAAATggccctctcctcctccaagacTTCCACCTGATCGATCTCCTCTCACACTTTGACCGTGAGCGTATCCCAGAGCGTGTTGTTCACGCAAAGGGAAGTGGAGCGCATGGATACTTTGAATGTACGAACCCGTTGGATGATTTGTGTCTGGCGGATATCCTGTCGGAGAAGGGGAAGAGATGTTCGGTTAGTATGAGGTTTTCGACGGTCGGTGGGGAGTCGGGATCGCATGATATGGCGAGAGATCCTAGGGGCTTTtcggtgaagatgaggactGATGAGGGT AATTGGGATATGGTCTTCAACAACACGCCTGTCTTCTTTTTGAGAGATCCCGCCAAGTTCCCTCATTTTATTCACACTCAGAAGCGAGACCCAA GCACTCATCTCACTCACGCCGACGATTCGTTCATGTTCTGGGACTACCTCTCCCAGAACCCCGAATCAATCCACCAAGTCATGATCCTCATGGGTGATAGGGGGATTCCTAAAGGCTACAGGCGCATGAATGGTTACGCTGGACATACTTTCAAGCTTGTGAACAAAGCTGGTGAATGGGTTTACTGCCAGATTCACCTCAAGTCCATGCAAGGTATCGACTTTGTCACCCAGGAGGACTCAGCCGACTACTCCCCGGACTTCTCCCAAAAGGATCTCTACGAGGCAATTCAGAACGGAGACTATCCTAAGTGGACTCTTGAAGTCCAGACCATGACTCCCAAGGAAGCCGAGGAGTTGTgggagaagcaaaagatcaACGTCTTTGACCTCACTCACGTTTGGCCCCAGAAGCAATTCCCCCTCCGAAAGGTCGGGGAGTTCACTCTCAACGAGAACGCAATCAACTACTTTGCCGAAGTTGAGCAGATCGCCTTTaatccttctcatcttcctcccgGTGTCGAACCCTCGGCTGATCCCGTTCTTCAATCCCGGCTGTTCTCTTACCCAGACACCCACCGCCATCGTCTTGGTGTAAACTACCAGCAATTGCCTGTCAACGCAACACGCACAGGTTATCAATTCGGTAACTTCCAGCGTGATGGCCAAATGGCTTTCTACAACCAGGGCGCACGACCTAACTATCTGTCGTCTATTGATCCTATCAAGTTCAAGTCTCGCGCTGTGGATCTCGACAAGACTCATGGGCAATTCACTGGGGAAGCTATTACGTTCCTCACCGAAATCCGACCAGAGGACTTCAACGCCCCTCGCGCACTTTGGAGAAATGTCTTTGACGAGCCAGCCCGTGAGCGTTTCATTAACAACGTCACCGGTAAGATGAAGCTGTGCAAGCAGGAGGAGCCTTTGAAGCGACAGATTGCTATCTTCCGGGAGGTTGATCCTGAGATTGCGGAGAGACTGGAGAAGTCAACTGGTATCAAGGGATACGATGGCATTGCCAACATGTCCTTTAATGGCACACACAATGGTATGGCTTCTGATGCAAAGAACAAGCTTGCGAATGGAATTGTGGATAAGAACAAGAGTCCTGCTGCGCGACAGGGTGCGCCTGGATCTGGGGCTCATGGCAGTTTGGTAACAAACGGAAAGTCAAACGGTGTAAATGGACATTAA
- a CDS encoding hypothetical protein (EggNog:ENOG41), with amino-acid sequence MSDDVDSIVKGASAPTQGAKDVAGASPILPTTAKQGDPLHHTPSSPSMIYLNLLILEASLRAQFLELRARKRHHTFFLTLLSLWIAGFGYALFLAPREDGRGVGGSIYWAVEGAEKVCFMGGIITAILVWATGIWERGIRWPRRWFVISNRGLRGFNCKLIIIRRTWWAEALSTIGFFLTYGLFSHTASSSYRYVEPSLLREVEKELQITSDTHPTLILPHEDEEKGGHEEDLAPGGDYVKLLLLAKPFSATFRENWELYRTEYWEKENERRALLRQKVKERDNQLVKQQYGWLWWLPGRQPRRHEPEKTPPRHIAVERERRRRGSSVRRASTSSTRAPTPIVEEENSRVYVSAAQEAVYEFEAQEAWDRFEVCYAGFSVAAGEGE; translated from the exons ATGTCCGACGACGTCGATTCCATCGTCAAAGGCGCTTCAGCTCCTACGCAAGGAGCAAAAGATGTCGCCGGCGCGAGTCCCATCCTCCCCACCACCGCCAAACAGGGCGATCCGCTGCATCACACGCCGAGTTCACCGTCCATGATCTATCTCAACCTGTTGATCCTCGAAGCTTCGCTGCGCGCACAATTCCTCGAACTACGAGCTCGGAAGCGACATCATACTTTCTTTCTCACACTGCTGTCACTGTGGATCGCTGGTTTTGGATATGCTCTCTTCCTCGCACCGCGTGAGGACGGTCGTGGTGTAGGTGGTTCTATCTACTGGGCTGTCGAGGGTGCAGAGAAGGTGTGCTTCATGGGTGGTATCATCACTGCGATACTCGTCTGGGCGACTGGGATCTGGGAGCGTGGAATTCGCTGGCCGAGACGATGGTTTGTCATTTCGAATAGAGGACTACGGGGCTTCAACTGCAAGCTGATCATAATACGACGGACGTGGTGGGCCGAGGCACTCTCGACGATTGGATTCTTCTTGACATACGGACTCTTTTCACACACGGCTAGTTCATCGTATCGATACGTCGAGCCGAGTCTCTTGCGAGAGGTGGAGAAGGAGCTCCAGATCACGAGCGATACACACCCGACGCTGATACTGCCCcacgaagatgaggagaagggcgGTCACGAGGAGGATCTAGCGCCCGGCGGAGACTACGTCAAACTGCTCCTCCTAGCGAAACCTTTCTCTGCTACGTTCCGCGAGAACTGGGAGCTATACAGGACAGAATACTGGGAGAAAGAAAACGAGCGCCGAGCCCTGCTGCGGCAAAAAGTCAAAGAGCGCGATAACCAACTCGTCAAGCAACAGTACGGCTGGCTATGGTGGCTCCCCGGCCGCCAACCGCGACGCCACGAGCCGGAGAAGACACCACCGCGTCACATCGCCGTTGAGCGCGAACGGCGTCGTCGCGGGAGCAGTGTGCGCCGCGCAtccacaagctcaacacGAGCGCCTACGCCTatcgttgaggaagagaattCT CGGGTCTATGTCAGCGCGGCGCAAGAGGCTGTCTACGAGTTCGAAGCCCAAGAGGCCTGGGACAGATTCGAGGTCTGTTACGCCGGATTTTCCGTCGCCGCTGGCGAGGGAGAGTAG